Proteins from a single region of Candidatus Methylacidiphilales bacterium:
- a CDS encoding NADH-quinone oxidoreductase subunit I yields MIVRRPTLTWFESLYFPSLIAGLAITFKHWRKTVRQLAFPGKGDKPRTLMDFSATGMVTMEYPDEKWPMPAGYRGAPTLVKDEEGREKCVSCQLCEFVCPPRAIKITPGDIPSYSPFAKVEKAPKEFQIDMLRCIYCGLCEEVCPEEAIFLKAEFPILTGYNRGSMVNNKQKLYEMGGITPLPIKKWADK; encoded by the coding sequence ATGATTGTACGCCGTCCGACATTAACATGGTTCGAATCCCTGTATTTTCCGTCCCTGATTGCGGGACTGGCCATTACATTCAAGCATTGGAGGAAAACGGTGCGGCAGCTTGCTTTTCCAGGAAAAGGCGACAAGCCCCGGACCTTGATGGATTTTTCGGCCACGGGCATGGTGACGATGGAATACCCCGACGAAAAGTGGCCGATGCCCGCAGGCTACCGCGGCGCACCCACGCTCGTGAAAGACGAGGAAGGCCGGGAAAAATGCGTCAGTTGCCAGCTTTGTGAATTTGTTTGTCCGCCGCGGGCGATTAAAATCACACCGGGCGACATCCCGTCCTACAGCCCATTTGCGAAGGTGGAAAAGGCGCCCAAGGAATTTCAAATTGACATGCTCCGCTGCATTTACTGCGGGTTGTGCGAGGAAGTCTGTCCCGAGGAGGCCATTTTTTTGAAGGCGGAATTTCCGATTTTGACGGGATACAACCGGGGCAGCATGGTGAATAACAAGCAAAAGCTTTACGAAATGGGGGGCATCACGCCGCTTCCAATCAAGAAATGGGCTGATAAGTGA
- a CDS encoding NADH-quinone oxidoreductase subunit J — MEALFFWIFAAGLIVSACAVVLNRNPVASALSLVVAFGFLAALFLTLEAFFLAVVQIIVYAGAVMVLFLFIIMLLDIQAAARRPFPYLQLVFVAVVSGAFGFIFLRVLSGMPHTQEPLHWGRQQVAFGAKEVGNLLFSKYILPFEITAVLLLVATLGVILLSKREVK; from the coding sequence ATGGAAGCTTTGTTTTTTTGGATATTTGCAGCGGGGCTGATCGTTTCGGCCTGCGCTGTGGTTCTGAACCGGAACCCGGTTGCCTCCGCGCTTTCGCTGGTGGTGGCCTTTGGGTTTCTGGCGGCGCTATTCCTCACATTGGAAGCATTCTTCCTGGCTGTGGTGCAAATCATCGTGTACGCGGGCGCGGTCATGGTGCTGTTTTTGTTCATCATCATGCTGCTGGATATTCAGGCGGCGGCTCGGCGCCCGTTTCCTTATCTGCAACTGGTTTTTGTGGCGGTGGTTTCCGGGGCCTTTGGCTTTATTTTTCTCCGGGTTCTTTCCGGCATGCCCCACACCCAGGAGCCGCTGCATTGGGGCCGGCAACAGGTCGCGTTCGGCGCCAAGGAAGTGGGCAATCTGCTTTTTTCAAAATACATCCTGCCGTTTGAAATCACGGCCGTACTGCTGCTGGTGGCGACCCTGGGTGTCATCCTTCTGAGCAAACGGGAGGTGAAATGA
- the nuoK gene encoding NADH-quinone oxidoreductase subunit NuoK yields the protein MNALAEVTLNHYLVLSGILFTIGMAGVMLRRSILVIYMCLELMLNAANLALVAFSRFAEHPNLNGHMMVFFIITVAAAEVAVGLALIVALFRLRQTTSISDLTTLKF from the coding sequence ATGAACGCGCTGGCTGAAGTCACCCTGAACCATTACCTGGTTTTGAGCGGCATCCTTTTCACCATCGGCATGGCCGGGGTGATGTTGCGCCGCAGCATTCTGGTGATCTACATGTGCCTGGAACTCATGTTGAATGCGGCCAACCTGGCGCTGGTCGCCTTCAGCCGCTTTGCCGAACATCCCAATCTCAACGGCCACATGATGGTTTTTTTCATCATCACAGTCGCGGCGGCTGAAGTGGCGGTGGGCCTGGCGCTGATCGTCGCATTGTTCCGCCTCCGCCAAACCACCAGCATCAGCGACCTGACCACCCTGAAATTTTAA
- the nuoL gene encoding NADH-quinone oxidoreductase subunit L produces MNWIVLLPPLLAAVAITLLLHPLKKVSVLVSILACAVSFAAALKIFFSGDAALMSSVTWVDLPGLRVEIGGSSDRLASLMLLVVSGVGLCIHIFAYGYMAEDPGLSRFFAKLSFFMFSMLGIVLANNLIMMYIFWELVGLSSYFLIGFWFQRPSAAEAAKKAFIVNRIGDFGFLLGILGVWAAWHSLDFAELQSRALPGSVAGWSATLIALGLFMGCVGKSAQLPLHVWLPDAMEGPTPVSALIHAATMVAAGVYMLCRVFFILQLSTHALAVISVVGVSTAVFAAVIATQQNDIKRILAYSTLSQLGYMVMAVGLSATTAAMFHLTTHAFFKALLFLAAGSLIHSLHHEQDIWKMGGLRKKMPVTFWTFLIGTLALTGFPLLAGFWSKDAILTAAFHQNIVIFSMAVFTAGLTAYYMFRLFTVAFLGSPRSDVVSHAHESPAVMTIPLLVLAVLSIAGGYLGIEEYLRHGSLPGHEEGAGAVMGLSVAVFTIGALAAWLLFRRSTGEPFIITLLARKFYIDEIYDAVFVEGQQLLARLFNWFDKWVIGGMLVRGTAVAGTITGEVLRLFQGGSLQAYAVLFILGVIFVCYWILIRPFV; encoded by the coding sequence ATGAACTGGATTGTCTTACTTCCCCCCCTGCTGGCCGCCGTTGCCATCACGCTTCTCCTGCACCCGCTCAAAAAAGTGTCCGTCCTGGTTTCCATTCTGGCCTGCGCGGTTTCTTTTGCGGCGGCCCTGAAAATATTTTTTTCCGGGGACGCGGCGCTGATGTCTTCGGTCACCTGGGTCGATCTGCCCGGCCTGCGGGTCGAGATCGGCGGTTCGAGCGACCGGCTTGCCAGCCTCATGCTGTTGGTGGTTTCGGGAGTCGGGCTGTGCATCCACATTTTCGCCTACGGCTACATGGCGGAAGATCCGGGGCTGTCCCGCTTTTTTGCCAAGCTCAGTTTTTTCATGTTTTCCATGCTGGGCATCGTTCTGGCGAACAATCTCATCATGATGTACATTTTCTGGGAACTGGTGGGATTGAGCTCCTATTTCCTGATCGGGTTCTGGTTCCAGCGCCCCAGCGCCGCAGAGGCCGCCAAGAAGGCCTTTATTGTCAACCGCATCGGGGACTTTGGCTTTCTGCTCGGCATCCTCGGAGTCTGGGCGGCATGGCACTCGCTGGATTTTGCCGAGCTTCAAAGCCGCGCATTGCCGGGCAGTGTGGCCGGCTGGAGCGCCACGCTGATTGCGCTGGGATTGTTCATGGGCTGCGTGGGCAAATCCGCCCAGTTGCCGCTGCATGTCTGGCTGCCTGACGCGATGGAAGGCCCGACGCCCGTGTCGGCCTTGATCCACGCAGCCACGATGGTTGCCGCCGGCGTTTATATGCTTTGCCGCGTGTTTTTCATCCTCCAACTGAGCACCCACGCTTTGGCTGTTATTTCGGTGGTAGGTGTTTCAACGGCGGTTTTTGCGGCCGTCATTGCCACGCAGCAGAACGACATCAAGCGCATCCTGGCCTATTCCACGCTGTCCCAGCTTGGGTACATGGTCATGGCCGTCGGGCTTTCGGCGACCACGGCCGCCATGTTTCATCTGACGACGCACGCCTTTTTCAAGGCCCTGCTGTTCCTTGCCGCCGGTTCTCTGATCCACTCGTTGCATCATGAGCAGGACATCTGGAAAATGGGCGGGTTGCGAAAAAAGATGCCGGTGACATTTTGGACGTTTTTAATCGGCACGCTTGCGTTGACGGGTTTTCCGCTGTTGGCTGGATTTTGGAGCAAGGACGCGATTTTGACGGCGGCCTTTCATCAGAACATCGTGATTTTTTCAATGGCGGTTTTTACGGCGGGATTGACGGCCTATTATATGTTCCGCCTCTTCACGGTCGCGTTTTTGGGGTCGCCCCGTTCGGATGTTGTTTCCCATGCCCACGAATCCCCGGCAGTGATGACGATTCCGCTGCTGGTTCTTGCGGTGCTTTCCATTGCGGGCGGCTATCTGGGAATCGAGGAATATCTCAGGCACGGTTCCTTGCCCGGCCATGAAGAGGGGGCGGGGGCGGTGATGGGTCTTTCGGTTGCCGTCTTTACCATCGGAGCGCTGGCCGCGTGGTTGCTGTTCAGGCGTTCCACTGGGGAACCTTTTATAATCACGCTGCTTGCCCGGAAATTTTATATCGACGAGATTTATGATGCGGTTTTTGTCGAGGGGCAGCAGTTGTTGGCCCGTCTTTTCAACTGGTTTGACAAGTGGGTGATCGGCGGGATGCTGGTCCGGGGCACGGCCGTGGCTGGAACCATCACGGGCGAGGTGCTCCGGCTCTTCCAGGGCGGCAGTTTGCAGGCGTATGCCGTCCTTTTCATCCTCGGTGTTATTTTTGTCTGTTACTGGATTTTAATCCGTCCCTTTGTATGA
- a CDS encoding NADH-quinone oxidoreductase subunit M, giving the protein MSHLILFMLLSPLVACVGIVCGLPEKRTAMASVLANLVAVLILAFGFQTGAGGYQFVSSFPAIQLPGFFNITFKVGVDGLALPMVLLTSLVSTAAVALAPENIRRRREFYICILLVVFGALGAFFSIDLFFLYVFHEVALIPTFLLIGIWGGVDRKFAATQLTLYLAAGSLVLLAGLLAFYFALPADARSFDLEAIRQTLAARPFSNSAQSVIYPLLLAGFGILVSLFPFHTWAPAGYAAAPTPAAMLHAGVLKKFGLYGLLRLAVPFLPFGMQQYMNVLLLLLLANVIYVGLVTINQKELNYMLGYSSVMHMGFLFLGLAALNEIGLTGLVLLMVAHGLSVALLFGLSGEIRARTGSTRFSELGGLAQKTPILAFLFIFAGLASLGMPGLGNFSGEILIFFGAWAKYPYVAILAVWGVVISAVYVLRAVGSIFFGDLLPSLHEAGDVLKWAQRWPFVLLSVSLLVVGVYPKSLMVFIKPAVQALLGL; this is encoded by the coding sequence ATGAGCCATTTGATCCTTTTCATGTTGTTGTCGCCCTTGGTCGCTTGCGTGGGCATTGTTTGCGGCCTGCCGGAAAAACGCACGGCGATGGCCTCTGTCCTGGCCAATCTCGTTGCGGTGCTGATTCTGGCGTTTGGCTTTCAAACGGGCGCCGGTGGATACCAGTTTGTCAGTTCATTTCCCGCGATCCAACTGCCGGGCTTTTTCAACATCACGTTCAAGGTCGGGGTGGATGGGCTGGCTTTGCCGATGGTTTTGTTGACGTCCCTGGTCTCGACCGCGGCCGTGGCGCTGGCGCCCGAAAACATCCGCCGCCGCCGCGAGTTTTACATCTGCATTTTGCTGGTTGTTTTCGGCGCGCTGGGCGCGTTTTTCTCAATCGACCTGTTCTTCCTTTATGTCTTCCACGAGGTGGCGCTGATTCCGACCTTCCTGCTGATCGGAATCTGGGGCGGTGTGGACCGCAAATTTGCCGCCACCCAGTTGACATTGTATCTGGCTGCGGGGAGCCTCGTGTTGCTGGCGGGGTTGCTGGCCTTTTATTTTGCCCTGCCGGCCGATGCGCGCAGTTTTGACCTGGAGGCGATCCGCCAGACCCTGGCGGCACGGCCATTTTCAAATTCGGCGCAAAGCGTCATTTATCCGCTGCTTCTGGCCGGTTTTGGCATCTTGGTGTCGCTCTTTCCCTTCCACACCTGGGCGCCGGCCGGATATGCGGCGGCCCCGACTCCGGCGGCCATGCTGCATGCGGGCGTGTTGAAAAAATTCGGGCTCTACGGCCTGCTGCGGCTTGCGGTGCCGTTTTTGCCGTTTGGAATGCAGCAATACATGAATGTGCTGCTGTTGTTGTTGCTGGCCAATGTGATTTATGTCGGGCTGGTGACGATCAACCAAAAGGAACTGAATTACATGCTGGGTTATTCCAGCGTCATGCACATGGGCTTTTTGTTTCTCGGGTTGGCGGCCTTGAATGAGATTGGATTGACAGGCCTTGTGCTATTGATGGTGGCCCACGGATTGAGCGTGGCGCTTTTATTCGGACTTTCCGGCGAGATTCGCGCGCGGACCGGTTCGACGCGTTTCAGCGAGTTGGGCGGGTTGGCCCAAAAAACTCCGATCCTGGCATTTTTGTTTATTTTTGCGGGGCTGGCCTCGCTGGGAATGCCCGGCTTGGGCAATTTTTCCGGCGAGATTCTGATTTTTTTCGGAGCCTGGGCGAAATATCCCTATGTGGCGATTCTGGCCGTCTGGGGTGTTGTGATCTCGGCGGTCTATGTGTTGCGGGCTGTTGGCAGCATTTTCTTCGGTGACCTGCTCCCGTCCCTGCACGAGGCCGGGGATGTACTGAAATGGGCGCAACGCTGGCCGTTTGTGCTTTTGTCCGTATCGCTTCTTGTGGTTGGTGTTTATCCGAAATCTCTCATGGTATTTATCAAACCGGCTGTGCAGGCCTTGCTTGGATTATGA
- a CDS encoding NADH-quinone oxidoreductase subunit N has protein sequence MKLLLMPEFQLLLWAVLLLIFEAYRPQTSAKVIARLAIFGAALVFAGLFCPKLNLDAGYSWEGLYKLDSLAVFFKGFFLLTLIVVLWMSGEFVEELPLARNEFLILPLFPTVGMMLLASAVDFMTVFVAIELVTISFYILVAYQRNNAASLEAGAKYLVIGALSTGFLVYGIAFLYGSVGSTAFSDILGALAVSGKSINPGLLFAMVLIVTGLAFKVSAVPFHVWAPDVYQGAPTPVTAFLAVGSKAAGFAVLLRILDLDGFSHAALVPYSSSLLVVLAGATVVLGNFAALPQRNIKRLLAYSSIGHAGFMLMALSCHTVRGVEAVLIYLVIYMLAALLAFFVITLVSRQVGGDELSNYSGLSQRSPLAAFALLVAFVSMAGIPPLAGFLGKLAVFAAVWETRRYFLLALGIISAAAGLYYYLGVVRSMYWNEPTREAPAVELSFSSQILVWFLTLALIILGFSQIPLVVIIRQALGGLRHG, from the coding sequence ATGAAACTGTTACTGATGCCCGAATTTCAACTGCTGCTCTGGGCGGTTTTGCTGCTGATTTTTGAGGCGTACCGCCCGCAGACATCGGCAAAGGTGATTGCGCGACTTGCGATTTTTGGGGCCGCGCTGGTTTTTGCGGGGCTGTTTTGCCCGAAGCTCAATCTCGATGCCGGCTATAGTTGGGAGGGGCTTTACAAGCTCGATTCGCTGGCGGTGTTTTTCAAGGGATTTTTCCTGCTCACCCTGATTGTGGTGTTGTGGATGTCCGGTGAGTTTGTGGAAGAGCTGCCGCTGGCGCGCAACGAATTTCTGATTTTGCCCCTGTTTCCGACGGTGGGCATGATGCTGCTGGCGTCGGCGGTCGATTTCATGACCGTGTTTGTCGCCATCGAACTGGTGACGATCTCGTTCTATATTCTGGTGGCCTATCAAAGGAATAACGCGGCCTCACTCGAGGCCGGCGCGAAATATCTGGTGATCGGCGCCCTGTCCACGGGGTTTCTTGTCTATGGGATCGCCTTTTTGTATGGCAGCGTGGGGAGTACGGCTTTCAGCGATATCCTGGGCGCGCTGGCCGTTTCCGGAAAGAGCATCAATCCGGGGCTTTTATTCGCGATGGTCCTGATTGTGACGGGCCTTGCGTTCAAGGTCTCGGCGGTTCCCTTCCATGTTTGGGCGCCGGATGTGTATCAGGGCGCCCCGACGCCGGTCACGGCGTTTCTGGCGGTGGGGAGCAAGGCTGCTGGCTTTGCGGTGTTGCTGAGGATTTTGGATCTGGACGGATTCAGTCATGCGGCGCTGGTTCCATACTCCAGCTCCCTGCTGGTGGTGCTTGCTGGCGCTACTGTAGTGCTGGGTAATTTTGCCGCCTTGCCGCAGCGCAATATCAAGAGATTGCTGGCTTATTCGAGCATCGGCCATGCGGGGTTTATGTTGATGGCCTTGAGCTGCCATACCGTTCGCGGAGTTGAAGCAGTGTTGATTTATCTGGTGATTTACATGCTGGCGGCCCTGCTGGCGTTTTTCGTCATTACGCTGGTTTCACGGCAGGTGGGGGGAGACGAGCTGTCGAACTATTCCGGATTGTCGCAACGCTCACCGCTGGCGGCTTTTGCCCTGCTTGTGGCTTTTGTTTCCATGGCCGGCATTCCGCCCCTGGCAGGATTTTTGGGGAAATTGGCGGTCTTTGCGGCAGTCTGGGAGACCAGGCGCTATTTCCTGCTGGCCCTGGGTATTATTTCCGCCGCTGCGGGTTTGTATTACTATCTGGGCGTGGTTCGTTCGATGTATTGGAATGAGCCGACCCGCGAGGCGCCGGCTGTTGAACTTTCATTCAGCTCCCAGATCCTGGTATGGTTTCTCACCCTGGCGCTGATCATCCTGGGTTTCTCCCAGATACCTTTGGTGGTAATCATTCGTCAGGCCTTGGGCGGCTTGAGGCACGGGTGA
- a CDS encoding PIG-L family deacetylase, with amino-acid sequence MNLQAKADIYVPDGSPLEEALERTTHLCIAAHQDDAEIMAFHGIAECHEKPDNWFTAIIATDGAGSPRSGPYTNCSNEEMRETRKSEQRHAAEIGQYGLLIQLGYPSTKVKDPAFSEATGDLASILQHCRPDVVYLHNPADKHDTHVALAIRSINALRTLKPEHRPKQVLGCEVWRNLDWLPDKFKIALRADQNDILARQLIRVFQSQIVGGKRYEQAALGRRMANATFSEPHLPDQAQALTWAMDLSPLTAEPSLSVADFVTKHIDAFRSDVLKHLGTFDAK; translated from the coding sequence ATGAACCTTCAAGCCAAGGCCGACATCTACGTCCCGGACGGAAGCCCGCTGGAAGAAGCATTGGAGCGGACCACCCATCTGTGCATCGCGGCGCATCAGGACGACGCCGAAATCATGGCCTTCCACGGCATTGCCGAGTGCCATGAAAAACCTGACAACTGGTTCACGGCCATTATTGCCACCGACGGGGCCGGAAGCCCGCGCAGCGGCCCCTACACCAATTGCAGCAACGAAGAAATGCGGGAGACCAGAAAGAGCGAGCAGCGCCATGCCGCCGAGATCGGCCAATACGGCCTGCTCATCCAACTGGGGTATCCCAGCACAAAGGTAAAAGATCCCGCTTTCAGCGAAGCGACAGGCGATCTGGCTTCCATTCTACAACACTGCAGGCCCGATGTGGTTTATCTTCACAACCCCGCCGACAAGCACGACACCCATGTCGCCCTGGCCATCCGCAGCATCAACGCCTTGCGAACACTTAAGCCGGAGCATCGGCCCAAACAAGTTCTGGGCTGCGAAGTCTGGCGCAATCTCGACTGGCTTCCTGACAAATTCAAAATTGCGTTGCGCGCCGACCAGAACGATATCCTCGCCCGCCAGCTCATCCGCGTATTCCAATCCCAGATTGTCGGCGGCAAACGTTACGAACAGGCTGCGCTCGGGCGCCGCATGGCCAACGCCACCTTTTCCGAGCCGCACCTACCTGATCAGGCGCAAGCCCTCACCTGGGCCATGGATTTGTCACCTCTGACCGCCGAGCCCTCGCTGTCCGTTGCCGATTTCGTCACAAAACACATCGACGCCTTCCGCTCGGATGTTCTCAAACACCTGGGTACATTCGACGCCAAATGA